The sequence AGCGGTCGGCGGCGTCGGCTGAGCGCAGTTTCGGGGTGGTCCAGCCGAGGGTTTGCTTGAGCATGCGGAAGGTGTGCTCGATGTCGAACCGGCGCAGGAAAGCCTGCCAGGCCAGATCGACCTCGGCGACCTCGAGGCCGGTGCGGGAATGCCAGAGCCACACGGGTTTCGGGATCGCGCCGGAAGGCAGCCGCTGGACCTGCAGAAGGATGACGGTGCCGTCGAGGATGGGCAGGTCTCCGGTGTGGCCGGTCCAGGCGGTGCGGGAGGTGAGCTTGGGGTGCAGCCGGTCCCAGGCCCGGATCAGTGCTGGGCCGTAGAGCCGGGTCGTGGTCTCGATGGTGATATCCGGCTCGCCCCAGGTGGCCGGGTCGCCGAAGGCGAACTCGGCGCCGTGGCGGGCGGGGCGGCCGGGGCTGGGGCCGGGCCGCAACGGCGGCGCGGGACGGCGCAGCACCCGGTCCGACCGCATCCGCACCAGCACGACGACCGGGAGATCGGCCAGCACGTGCGCGAGCCGGGGTCCGTCGTAGCCGGCGTCGGCCACGAGCAGGATTTCCGGATCCCCTGGTGACCAGTGTCCGGCGGTGATCAGCCGGTCCACGACGTCGCGGATCTGGCGGGCGGTCACGCTCGCGGTGTCGTCTCCGGGCGCGAGCCGGACCGCGTCCAGCGGCGCGGTCCACGAGTGCCGCCCGCTCTCCAGAGCGACGACGATCGAGTAGGGCCAGCCCGGCACCATGATGTGCTGGTCCTTGCCCCGGCCATAGGTGTGACACAGGATCCGTTGCGGGCTCGTGTGTGCTTCCGGGCGCAGCCAGCAGGTGACGTCCACCGCCAGCACCAGCCGCCCGTCCGCGGCACGAGGCAGCGACACCGTGGTCAGGGCGGTGCGTAACCGGTGGAAGTCGACCCGGCCCTGGGCCAGCGCGGCATAACCGCTGCCATGCCCGCGGCGATGCTCACCGGTCAGTGACAACTCCGCGACCGAGCGGACCGGGCCGTCCACGCACAACACCGCGTCGGTCAGCTCGAACAACGCGTCCGCCCGCCGGGGCAGACAACGGTAGAACTCCTGCCGCAACGCCGACAGCTCCCCGGCCGCATCGACGTCCCCAGCATGGTGCACACTGATCAACTGAAGCCCTTGGTTCGATCTTCCATCTGTCGCAAGAGGAATGATCGACCAAGGGCTTCACTCATGATCAACCAGGGTCTCACCCAGCCACGCAAACGTTAAAACTCAAGCTAGGGTCTGTATCGAAGTCGGCGTCGGTGTCGGTGTGGACAGCCGGCGGGTGGTCCGCCGACGTCTTGAATGACTCATTCAGGACCTCCGAGGACCTGAATGAGTCATTCAAGACCTTTGACCTGGCGAACACGGCGGCAGCGCGGCGGGCCAGGCGTGGACGGTCTGCCGGAATCCGGGATCACGCTCGCGGCATTCCTGCGCTTAGAAGGCGGGGCCACGGTCGCCGAACGGCTCTGAACGATTTAGATAAGGCGCTAGTCCGGTTTGCCGCTCCCCGGTCCTGCCGAAATCAGGATCGGGGAGCCTCCGGACGTTCGTGGTAGGCCTGGCGGGTCCGTTCGGTGTGCTTGGCCATGATCTGCTCGGCTGCTTCGGCGTCCCCGTCGGAGATGGCGTGGATCAGCTCGTCGTGCTCGTTCCACGCGTCTCGTCCCCGGGGCCGGGCGATCGGCGTGTAGTACCACCGGACCCGGCGGTCGACCAGGCCGATCAGCTCCGCGAGCACCGCGTTCCCCGACAGCTTCGTGATGAACGCGTGGAGGGCGGCGTTGGCGGCGACCAGCCCTTCGGTGTCTTCCGCGTGCAGGGCCTGGACGCCCACCTGCTGCAGGTCCCACAGCTGCCGGACGTCCTGTGGGGTCGCGTTGCCGGCGGCGAGCTTCGCGGAGTGCGTCTCCAGCACGCCGCGGACACTCAGCAGCTGGTCGGCCTCTTCGTCGGTCGGGAGGTGGACGAACGCGCCCTGGGCCGGGCGGAGGTCGACCCAGCCTTCGCTCTGCAGCCGCTGCAGGGCTTCCCGGACGGGCTGCCTGCTGACGCCGAGGTACTCGGCCAGGTCGGCTTCGACGAGGTGCTGCCCGGGTTCGAGGGTGCGGTTGATGATCAGCTCGGCGAGGGCCTCGTAGACGACCTGCCGCAGCGGCGCCGGCCGTTCGACGCGCTTGGCGGGGGTGGAGCCGAGCGCGCCCTTCGCGGTGCGGCGGCCGGTCGGGCCGCGGTCTTGGAGCGGGGAAGCGGGCTGGCTCACGGGACACCTCGGAAGGGGAGAGGAACGCGATGATCTGCTCACAGGATACAGGTTTTGGTATGCAAAATCCCGGAATCTCACCCGGCCGGGAGTTTTCTCCGCGCACGCCACCTGCCTCTGGCCTGCGTAGCGGATCCAGGATACTGTATGCAATCACGTGCTGGACCGAAGCGGGAGGCACATCATGAAGGTGGCTGTTCTCGGGGCCGGGGCGATCGGCGCCTACGTCGGGGCCGCGCTACACCGCGGCGGGACCGAGGTGCACCTGATCGCCCGGCGGGCCCACCTCACGGCGATGCGCGAGCACGGCGTCCGCGTGCTCAGCCCGCGCGGCGACTTCACCGCGCACCCCCACGTCACGGACGATCCGGCCGAAGTCGGCGAAGTCGACTTCGTCTTCCTCGGCCTCAAGGCCAACTCCTACGCCACGTGCGGGCCCTTGCTCGCCCCGCTGCTCGGCCCGGAAACGGCGATCGTGGCCGCGCAGAACGGCATCCCGTGGTGGTACTTCCACGGCCTCGCCGGACATCCCCTCGAAGGGCGGCGGATCGAGACGGTCGACCCCGGCGGCTCGGTGACCGCGGTGCTCGGGCTGCGGCGCGCGATCGGCTGTGTCGTCTACTGCTCGACGGTCATCGAGGAACCGGGCGTGATCCGGCACCTGGAAGGCACCCGGTTCTCCCTCGGCGAGCCGGACGGCGGGATCTCCGCGCGCTGCAAGGTGCTGAGCGCGGCGATGATCGTCGGCGGGCTCAAGGCGCCGGTCGAGCCCCGTCTGCGCGACGACATCTGGATCAAGCTGATGGGCAACGTCGCCTTCAACCCGCTCTCGGCGCTGACCCGAGCGACCATGGCGCAGATGTGCGAGCACGACGACACGCGCGCGCTCGTCGCCACGATGATGACCGAAACCCTCGCCATCGCCCGTGCCGCGGGCAGCGACCCGAAGGTCTCGGTCGAGAAGCGCATCGACGGCGCCTGGCGCGTCGGCCACCACAAGACGTCGATGCTGCAGGACCTCGAAGCCGGCAAGCCGCTGGAGACCGACGCGATCATCGGCGCGGTCGTCGAACTCGCGGCGCTGACCGGCGTGCCCGCGCCGGCGTTGCGCCACGTCCACGCCGCCATCGGCCTGCTCGGCCACACCAGCACGACGCCCGTCCCCGTCGGGTCGCACTGAACCGGAGGTGCCCGTGAAGCGCAAGAAGACCGAGCCGTACGTCCGGCTCACCCAGCCACTCGTGCGCGATTCCGGCGTGCTGCGGCCGGCGACCTGGGAAGAGGCCCTCGACCGGGCCGCCGCCGGGATCCGCCGGACCCTCGAGACCAAGGGGCCGGAGGCGTTCGGGATGTTCTCGTGCGCCCGCGCGACCAACGAGATGAACTTCGTCGCGCAGAAGTTCACCCGCGCGGTGATCGGCACGAACAACGTCGACTCGTGCAACCGCACCTGTCACGCGCCGAGCGTCGCCGGCCTGGCGCGGGTGTTCGACAGCGGCGGCGGGACGTCGTCATACCAGGAGATCGAGGACGCCGACGTCATCGTGATCTGGGGCGGCAATCCGCGCGAGGCGCACCCGATCTTCTTCCAGCACGTGCTCAAGGCCGTCCACAAGGGAGCGAAGCTCTTCGTCGTCGACCCCCGGCAGACGAGCACCGCGAGCTGGGCGCACCGGCAGCTGCAGCTCGAAGTCGGCACCGACATCCCGCTCGCCCACGCGATCGCGCGGGAGATCATCCACTCCGGACTGGCGAACACGGCGTTCATCGAGCGGGCCACCGAGGGTTTCGCCGACTTCGCCGCGTCGGTCGAGCCGTGGACCCTGGAGGTCGCCGAGAAGACCACCGGCGTCCCGGCCGAGCTGATCCGCGAACTGGCCCACGCCTATGCCCGCGCCGACCGCGGGCAGCTGTCGTGGACGCTCGGGATCACCGAGCACCACAACGGCACCGACAACGTCCTGGCGCTGATCAACCTGGCACTGCTGGCCGGGCAGGTCGGCCGCTACGGCGCCGGGCTCAACCCGCTGCGCGGGCAGAACAACGTCCAGGGCGGCGGCGACATGGGCGCCATCCCGGACCGGCTGCCCGGCTTCCAGGACGTCCTCGACGCGGACGTGCGCGCGAAGTTCGACGCGGCCTGGGGCTCGTCGATCCCGCCGCACAGGGGCCTGAACCTCACGCAGATGCTCGACGCGATGGAACGCGGCGACCTGACCTGCGTGTACATCATCGGCGAGAACCCGGTCCAGTCCGAAGCGGACTGCGAGCACACGATCAAGCGGCTGGCCAACGTGGACCACCTCGTGGTGCAGGACATCTTCCTCACCAAGACCGCGCAGCTGGCCGACGTCGTGCTGCCGGCGTCGGCGGCCTGGTGCGAGAGCGACGGCACGTTCACCAACTCCGAACGGCGGGTCCAGCGCGTCCGCAAGGCCCTCGAACCGCCGGAAGGCGCGCGCGACGACATCGAGCTGCTTTCGGAGCTGGCCCGCCGGCTCGGCCACGACTGGGACTACACCGGCGGCGAGGAGGTCTGGGACGAGCTGCGCTCGCTCTCGCCGATGCACGCCGGGATGTCCTACGCGCGGCTGGAGGAACTCGGCGGGATCCAGTGGCCGTGCTACTCCGAAGACACCCTGGAGCCGACGTTCCTGCACGGGCGGCTGTGGGCCGAGGACCCGGCCGAACGCGGCCGCCCGGCGCCCTTCACCGTGCTCGAGCACAGCCCGCCGGTCGACCTGCTCACCGAGGAGTTCCCCATCCGGCTCACCACCGGGCGGCGGCTGGACTCCTACAACACCGGCGTCCAGTCGGGCGGGTTCCCCTCCCCGCTGCGGCAGGGCGAGACCTTGGACCTGTGCCCGGAGGACGCCCGCGCCCTCGGCGTCACCCCGGACGAACTCGTCCGCATCACGTCGCGGCGGGGCGAGATCGTCGCCCCGGTCCGGCTCGACAAGGGCCTGAAACCGGGGCTGGCGTTCATGACCTTCCACTTCCCGGACGAGATCGACGTCAACGTCATCACCATCGAGGCGACCTGCCCGATCGCCGGGACCGCGGAGTACAAGGCCGCGGCCATCCGCGTCGAGAAGCTCCCGGTGGAGGTCTGAAGTGGACCTCAAGCTCTTGGACGCCGTTGCCTCACGGGAAGAGCGGGAGGCGGTCGCGGGGTTCGCCGGT is a genomic window of Amycolatopsis lexingtonensis containing:
- a CDS encoding NF041680 family putative transposase → MHHAGDVDAAGELSALRQEFYRCLPRRADALFELTDAVLCVDGPVRSVAELSLTGEHRRGHGSGYAALAQGRVDFHRLRTALTTVSLPRAADGRLVLAVDVTCWLRPEAHTSPQRILCHTYGRGKDQHIMVPGWPYSIVVALESGRHSWTAPLDAVRLAPGDDTASVTARQIRDVVDRLITAGHWSPGDPEILLVADAGYDGPRLAHVLADLPVVVLVRMRSDRVLRRPAPPLRPGPSPGRPARHGAEFAFGDPATWGEPDITIETTTRLYGPALIRAWDRLHPKLTSRTAWTGHTGDLPILDGTVILLQVQRLPSGAIPKPVWLWHSRTGLEVAEVDLAWQAFLRRFDIEHTFRMLKQTLGWTTPKLRSADAADRWTWLLLIAYTQLRLARDLTEDLRRPWEKPRPAQRLSPARIRRGFRNLRPQLACPARVPKPSRPGPGRPAGLPNQQPATRHDVHTVTGTNKQKPKHGKKTKSSNPRPRQTG
- a CDS encoding GntR family transcriptional regulator, whose translation is MSQPASPLQDRGPTGRRTAKGALGSTPAKRVERPAPLRQVVYEALAELIINRTLEPGQHLVEADLAEYLGVSRQPVREALQRLQSEGWVDLRPAQGAFVHLPTDEEADQLLSVRGVLETHSAKLAAGNATPQDVRQLWDLQQVGVQALHAEDTEGLVAANAALHAFITKLSGNAVLAELIGLVDRRVRWYYTPIARPRGRDAWNEHDELIHAISDGDAEAAEQIMAKHTERTRQAYHERPEAPRS
- a CDS encoding 2-dehydropantoate 2-reductase, coding for MKVAVLGAGAIGAYVGAALHRGGTEVHLIARRAHLTAMREHGVRVLSPRGDFTAHPHVTDDPAEVGEVDFVFLGLKANSYATCGPLLAPLLGPETAIVAAQNGIPWWYFHGLAGHPLEGRRIETVDPGGSVTAVLGLRRAIGCVVYCSTVIEEPGVIRHLEGTRFSLGEPDGGISARCKVLSAAMIVGGLKAPVEPRLRDDIWIKLMGNVAFNPLSALTRATMAQMCEHDDTRALVATMMTETLAIARAAGSDPKVSVEKRIDGAWRVGHHKTSMLQDLEAGKPLETDAIIGAVVELAALTGVPAPALRHVHAAIGLLGHTSTTPVPVGSH
- a CDS encoding molybdopterin oxidoreductase family protein, with the translated sequence MKRKKTEPYVRLTQPLVRDSGVLRPATWEEALDRAAAGIRRTLETKGPEAFGMFSCARATNEMNFVAQKFTRAVIGTNNVDSCNRTCHAPSVAGLARVFDSGGGTSSYQEIEDADVIVIWGGNPREAHPIFFQHVLKAVHKGAKLFVVDPRQTSTASWAHRQLQLEVGTDIPLAHAIAREIIHSGLANTAFIERATEGFADFAASVEPWTLEVAEKTTGVPAELIRELAHAYARADRGQLSWTLGITEHHNGTDNVLALINLALLAGQVGRYGAGLNPLRGQNNVQGGGDMGAIPDRLPGFQDVLDADVRAKFDAAWGSSIPPHRGLNLTQMLDAMERGDLTCVYIIGENPVQSEADCEHTIKRLANVDHLVVQDIFLTKTAQLADVVLPASAAWCESDGTFTNSERRVQRVRKALEPPEGARDDIELLSELARRLGHDWDYTGGEEVWDELRSLSPMHAGMSYARLEELGGIQWPCYSEDTLEPTFLHGRLWAEDPAERGRPAPFTVLEHSPPVDLLTEEFPIRLTTGRRLDSYNTGVQSGGFPSPLRQGETLDLCPEDARALGVTPDELVRITSRRGEIVAPVRLDKGLKPGLAFMTFHFPDEIDVNVITIEATCPIAGTAEYKAAAIRVEKLPVEV